atgtaGATATGTACATATATTATATCTATATTGAtatctatatttatttatatatatttaagtaTTAAACTTAAATTTAGTGACTTCATTAGAATTAACTGAAGTAGTtcaataaaaagtaaatatttgcaaattaaGATTAACTAGTAAACGTACACTCACGGTCGTTTTATGTAAAAATGCTTCAATTTTtgatctattttttaaaatgataaaacgtacattttttatgaaaaaatgcaaattttatgGTTATTAACAGTTAGAGTATTTTTTacatgtgttgtatttttacataaattcattcgaatttcgctggattttggttgattttttggtgaatgttcttaaagaaaatattagaagttttactgatatatatgtaatcattttagatatttttaggattttttggaagatttttactcatgttTTGGAAATAGtaattacaagaattttcttgctaaattattatttttttaaataaaacttttaagggaaacttttaaggagttattggaattttcttcctgaaggttttgcaaattttcagaaatttggggaatttttttgctgaattttttgatttttttcggacaaggaaataatattttttgatgcctgtaaatgaggacaacaggaggttaAAACTAAAACTTCAGAACTACATACGTGTTTTCCTGGTGCTCCGGCTGGTCCTCGTGGTCCTCGGTTTCCTCGTTCACCTTCAGCTCCTTTTGGTCCTTTAAATCCAGCAGATCCAGGTTTTCCTTTATCGCCCTGAAatttaagtaaaacaaatgGTTTTCAGAGTTTTAAGACTGATTCATTCTTAAACTGTCAGAGATTCTTATTGATCTAAAATAATTTTGCTAAACTGATCATAAATCCATAATTATAGGaagcaaaaataaagtttatattCACATTTACTCACAGGTTTTCCTTTTTGACCGACTGCTCCTTCAGCTCCCTTCAGTCCAGCTGGACCCtgaacataaaaacactcaGTTACTCTAATTAATCACCACGTTTATCATCATGTCTTTATCTGATCGTACTGCGTTTTCTCTTTCAGATACTTTAGTACCTTTGCTATCAGTTCaatggacatttttttaaagagtcaAATCTGTGACCAACACAGTCTAATCAATCTACCTCCTCACCATCGAGACCAGCGACTCCCTGCTGCCCTGAAGCTCCTCTGGATCCCTGAAGACACGACAGTAAAAGTTATGAACTTATTCACATTATTCCATCATTGATCTATATTTGCTGGATCACTTCAGAAAGCCAAAAAGTGCAGATAATTCTcagcacactgcaaaaactcaaaatcttgccaagtctgtttgtcttatttttagtaaaaacgtctcatctcatttcatttaggataaattcacttaacaagtgacatttaagCAAGATGGAGGggcttgttttaagacaacgcatcttaaatatcttaagtcaaacgaTCTTgacattatcttgttttaaccctcctgtcgtcctgctggTCATGTTGAccaattttaaagtttaaaaatgcggaaaaaaaatattttctcagtgaagacttccacattttctaaaattttggcgacatttttgaacattttttggtggaaataaagaaacattttaaaaaaatgttcttaaagaaaatattagaatttttacCAATATGTACGTAttcactgtagatatttttaggattttttggaagatttctattcattttttaaaaacatttacaatttttatattttttaacttttatttcttgccaaatttggggattttttaaaattatttttaaaaatgggggaaacttttaaggaattttcttcctgaagaatctgcttttttttttcttttttagaaatctgggattttgattttttttagatgaggaaacaatattttttgttggcgtaaatgaagacaacaggagggataAGACATCTAGACTTGACAATCCTgataaaatacagcttaaaataagttttcccagctaattttaaaatctcaagatcatatcttatttcaagaaatctgaccaagtcatttttcacttgttctattggcagattttttccccttatttcaaggtaaaagttgcttgaaataagtttatttttccttgttttgagaggagcattttttccagtgcagatAGAAAGTTTTACCTTCTCTCCTTTAACACCAGCTGATCCATTTGGTCCTTGAGTTCCGTCTTTACCCTAAATGTGAAGAGGGTAAATAAAACTGGAAATATTAACAACACACTCATCTTAGTGAGCTTGGAACAGcaggttttctttgttttacgtGTTGAAAtgattatttcactgtttttgcaaaatattACATGCAaagtctgtgtgttgttgtcatgttttggctGTAAAATAGTTATAAACGGCATTAAATACCATCGGATGTACAGGGAATaatctgtgtaaacacaacaaaaaagctggaaaatttCACATTTATGATCAGTTAAATGGTCAACAAATCTAACTGTCAGAGATGCTGTAATGGTTTGAATTAATTTAACAACAacactttttattccattatTTTAAGAATTAATCATTGTAATTACACTTGtatttttgggattttattGTTAAATTAAGTAGCTTTACACGAGTAAAAACGATAAAATTGCCTATAATATGTAATAATATATGTATTTATCTCCAtaatatcttattatttggaCAGCTATAAAGATTTGCAGGAATATAATGCATTTATAGATACATCACACATTTCAGATCTGCTGCCGTGTTCGAAAAAATCCAGATCTCTCCggtttgttttcagtcaaaatgaaacacaacgaGGCAGCTTCCATCTTTTTACGCTACACATATCTGTAACAAACTCTTAGAAAAGTGGAAATCTGCAGCACAAATCacactttaaaaagaaattaaggAGAGCATagacttttctgtttgcttctgtctTTTAATTCAATCAcgaatattttaaactttttacttcctgttttatgtttttgtctccaCCTAACTTGATGTTGATTTgtatgtttgtcatgttttatgtAAAGCGCTTGGAATTATCGTGGTGTTGAAATAAACATGCTGAAGCTCCTTCAAAGAGGACATCCAGATTGTGAAAATCAATTGGACTTGATGtagcatttctatttttttagatGAAGTGCAGCTTCATGGTGGATCACCAGATCTGGACTTCACTGCATCTGGTGACTAAACCAGAGAAAGAAATGGTAAAACTCCAAAACTGAGAACAAAGAAAGTTTCTGTTTGCTCTTTGGATCAGAGTCTGTTGTTCTGGTGGTCATGAGAGGAATGTTTAAAGGGCGTATAATGTCCAAATCAGGTTGATCAACATGCGACACTTTTAGGAAACTCGTGTTAAAAACGTCTGACCTTTTCAAAGCCTAAAATTTTAATGTGCGACTTTAATCCGTGGCTGATATTTGACGTGTGATGGCAAACAACAAGCTCAGATAAGTGCAACAGCGTGCTGACTCACTGGTGTCATGGACTGCATCAGATAACCGTTACGTGGACAGCAGGAACTGCACCAGTTAAAATGTTATGGTGTCTTTACTTCTTGTGCAACATGGAGCGTTTAAGGTAATGTTGGCAGGACTGAGGAAAACCAATCGAGCAGTGAAGAGGTCTGGAGCAACTGCAGAAAAcacgattttttttcttttgtttgctttaacTTTTTGCCTTCTTCCTGATCCGTTGGGGTGATTAGCAGAAAGGTGGTGACCAAGAACATTGAGCTTCTGTCCGTGTAGAAAGTTCGTGCACGAAATCTCAAAATACCACGAAACAACAGAACAGATTGTGCAGGAATGCAAATTATTCACACATTTACCAGTGAATAATAATCTGTACAGCTGTCTCGCTTAAATAACATTATAAACGCTTGTATTATTTTCCAATAGCTTTGATTTGCTGTAATTCACTTTTAACTTGACTAAATCTTTAATCCTACAAAACACTCGTCCTGGAAAACCTTTTTAGCGAGAAAGCTGATTCTGTTGAGCGGACCAGCACAtctagaaaacaacaaaactaaacattcttcttgacaataaaagcatgaaaataaacTTACAGGGTAACCTGGAACTCCAGGAGGGCCCACTGGTCCCCGTGGCCCCGGATCACCTGGAAGACCTCGAGGTCCAACGTCCCCCCATGGTCCTATTTTACCCTGGATACCCTGCAGGACCAAAATGaattcataaaaaaagaaaacaaaacaaaatgataaggttaaaaaaaaagaactacaaTTCACAATCAAACCATGGAGGCTTTCTGTGAGGACAGAGAAAAgcgacagaaaacacaaaagctaACGTGTTGCAAAAATTAACCCTGGTGAACAGAGAAAGACTCACATAATGTGCTCACAAAGCTTAGGAAATGATAAATTGACTGCATTTAACTTGTTCAGACAATATTTCAACAATAAAAGTCGAGCTGATGAATGAAGGAGCAAAGAACTGGATGTTTGGAGAGAATGAGTCACTGAAAACATCTCACTGGAGGTCCTCTGTATCCCTGTGGTCCAGTCATCCCCATCTCAccctgaaacacaacaaaaaaacacctaaaataacAGATAATCAATCATACTTACACTGTTAGCGAGATCATTTACTTACAGAGGGTCCTTCTTTTCCTCTTggtccttcctctcctctcttacCCTTCACAATAAAGTTACAATCACATTCAATTCAAATGTATAATGCATAACATGAGTGTGTAATACTTGCTGATTAATGTATTACTGAAAATATGAAGCCTAAAATATTCATACCTTTAGTCCTTCACTGCCTGCAGGTCCACTGGCGCCTTTATTACCTTCAACCCCctaaagaaaacaacatttatttatttatcttttagcGTCACTTTGGCTACAAAGTTCCTGATCATCAGAATTATAGTGTGCATTGtattatctgtgtgttttttctctctcaaaaGAATACACGCTGCACTGCAAAACATCATAAAATCATTGAGTCAAATCAATTCATCTTTTTTAATTCATGTAAATTTCCAGCTAACTGAACTTgaaatttcaaatttttatttttttcagtccacCATAGATCCTGTAAACATCAGACATGTTGACTTAATATTATGAGTTGAATAAACAGCTGAGAGTTCACTCAACTCATAAAATTAAGCTTGTAAGAAACCAAACCAGCATATAAGCAGGATGCAGGATGCAGCGTTAGAGAACACAAACTCCACAAAAActctcaattttttttgtttcagaaaacAGACGTGCTGGAACCTTACTGTGCATTTTacatacatgttttattttaaatacacactaaaCTGActtgtggatgttttgttttatgataaCAAAAATTTTAAACTCAGAAAAAATCAAAAGGAAAGCAAGCATGGGTGTCACTGTCGATACGACGAGCTTTTCGACTCAATATATTAAGTTCATTGAACCTGTTATCTAAAGTTAAGTTAATTTATCCCGGCTTTACATTTTCACAATTCATAGGATGAttctatggagtcacaggagtgccacatcaaaatataaatatataaataaataaataaatgtggaaatataaagagcaataaattaattaattaatgcggaaatataaataaataaataaatgtggaaatataaagaaaaatagaaaaataaaaaataaagaaataaagaaatgtggaaatataaagagaaacaaataaataaataggaaaattttctctttgcttttactttatatttccacatttatttatttacttatttatttatttatttatagtttgatgtggcactcctgtgactccacaGATTTTGAACTGATTAATCAAATATAGTCAGTTAATTAATATTTACAGGGCAGCAACTGAACTTATGTGTGTAAGTAAAACGTAACTGCAGAACACCATAAACAAATTTAGTGGAATCTACTAATTTTTTGCTACTTTACTGAAGATAAATATATTTaacttaaaatgtcaaattctacATTAAGGCATTgtgagttaaaatgaatgaatgaacttaTGATGATTTACCTGTAAAAGCCTCATGTAGAAATTGTTTAAAACTCACTTTCTCTCCTGGTTTTCCCGGTGTTCCATTCATCCCTCTGCTGCCAGGTTCTCCCTGGAAATCAACAGCTCAGTTAATGAATTAACATCTTTATCTCACTTAACTTAAGATGCTGTCTAAACTACAAACAGCGTGGAGAATGCATAGTTGTTAGCCTCTTACCCCACTGCAGTTGTTCCCATTTGCTCTCAAAATAAATCTCTTTTGTGCGATTAAACCAGAGTTAATAACAAGTGTACTGAAGACTCACATTCTTCCCTACAGGACCTTGGAAACCACTAGATCCTGTTTTCCCAGGAAGTCCCTGTGGAAAATCACCAGATATCCAGGTGTGAGACCGCAAGACAAGAAAACGAGCTTGTTCTGTGTTTAATATAGAAAAATTAACTCACTTTAGGTCCTAGAGGTCCAGAATCTCCATTTATTCCATTTTCACCAACCGTTCCCTGAAAGAAAGTTGATATTCGTTATCCACACATCTGTTCCTGTCCTGGTTACCTCTTCATAGCTCCCAGGGGGAAGAAATTTTTAAGATTACTTTCCTAGTTTTAGTACATTCGTGTGTATATTATAGTTTTACACAATTTATGCTGTATACCTCCATGAATTCAGCGACCAAAATAAACCAGTAAAcataattttcactttttttataCATGTAGACAACGCATGCAACACTGGCCTTCCTTATATGGACGCCAAAGCTAAATTACATATACAGATGAGTgccaaattaaaggaaaaatgtggataaatgagcagaaaacacaacaaacgcAGATATTTCAACACAGACATACTGCAtgatacaatgaagcatttcacATACAATTTTGGGGACCCAAAAATAGTCCAGAATAATATAAATCCATCCAAACTGACCAAAAgtaatgaaatgacaaaaacctgtcCAAAGTAACTAAAAAAgtcttttaaaatgactcaagcaTTTTCGAGAAGGAcgaaaatttgtccaaagtgactcacaGTTCtcttaaatgacacaaacctgTTCAATATGACTTAAAATATTGCTCAAAATCATctaaaaattgtccagaataaTATAAAGCTGTtcaaactgaccaaaaaaaataatgtccaaAATGCCAAAAGTCTGTTCAAGAGCAACTAGAAGATGAGCTCATCTGCAGGTGACTGAGAATATCCATTCAGCAGCTCTGGGAGATGTAGCAGAGGTCTACATATCTGAAGAACCAAGgaacactgaagctgttctgatCCAACACCTTTTTCCTTTAAGCAGACATTTGACTGCATATTGAGCTTTGTTCATCCATGTTTGAACAGATTCAGAATATGAATACATGAATATATTGTTAGTTGGTCTTACCGGTGATCCAGGATTGCCGTCCTGTCCTCTGCTACCCAAATCACCTTGAAACCCCTAAAATACGAACAGataaagtcacattttcattatttaaactgGATCTAAAGGCAGAGAATATGACGTTCATCggcctaaaaaacaaaacaaaaacagtcccATCCTTATGGTATTAGTGTATATTTAAGGAGCAGATGTTGctgttttaaatttaattagATGATTTTATAAAGGTGTGATCACCTTCAAACCTTTAGATCCGCTCACCCCTGGAACTCCATTCACTCCCTACACAAACAAATtacacacataaaaaccaaaatgCAGTCATTTGCTTTGACAATTTGTTATTTAATGCAAAgaaattcacacttttaaaaTGGTGACAAACACCTTTAGAGGCTACTGTATATTTAATGAATTTCAGTAAATGGTAAACTGTTAAGGTGGTAGTCGAccctaatttattaaacaacttattttgctatcatttctaaacaatgcaaccaatcaacacaaaacttggcacaaagaaagatagatttagtagaagcattttacatttagctaaagtctgccacattttatagtttccatGGTAGCAACAGATTTGGCGAGATACAAAAAATCttgcaaaataaatatcttCAGAAGGAAAATAGCTATCAACACCAAATTTGGTGCTGACTCCTTAGGCAGTTCTCTTTCTTTGGCTAAAAGAGTGCAAGTCAgttagcctagccctgctagacccatgtttctgaaggcacaagggtctaggcacgctcgacagggagggaggcgggctaaaaggttatctatcaaatcactctgcagcaattgggtaggtatacaaccaatcagcgcaacgaataggctccgagagcgccggaaatcagaggatacggtagttcggtgaagccttatttatac
This region of Acanthochromis polyacanthus isolate Apoly-LR-REF ecotype Palm Island chromosome 4, KAUST_Apoly_ChrSc, whole genome shotgun sequence genomic DNA includes:
- the LOC110958902 gene encoding collagen alpha-2(I) chain-like translates to MGKSGERGPEGEPGIKGFQGDLGSRGQDGNPGSPGTVGENGINGDSGPLGPKGLPGKTGSSGFQGPVGKNGEPGSRGMNGTPGKPGEKGVEGNKGASGPAGSEGLKGKRGEEGPRGKEGPSGEMGMTGPQGYRGPPGIQGKIGPWGDVGPRGLPGDPGPRGPVGPPGVPGYPGKDGTQGPNGSAGVKGEKGSRGASGQQGVAGLDGEEGPAGLKGAEGAVGQKGKPGDKGKPGSAGFKGPKGAEGERGNRGPRGPAGAPGKHGYRGSPGDRGKQGVPGLKVCQSPRNRSHDEGLNLTVCVMVMNPQGELGTRGPSGPFGPFGTGGNTGAAGGKGQKGLGGQTVSNTVGLSGY